The proteins below come from a single Torulaspora delbrueckii CBS 1146 chromosome 5, complete genome genomic window:
- the PBP1 gene encoding Pbp1p (similar to Saccharomyces cerevisiae PBP1 (YGR178C); ancestral locus Anc_5.182) — translation MRGNFNNRRRDHGNYTNGNTSANVSGTPGSGNQPGGSSSFYESAETTKAFNDRLDYLLANSIGSEVIATVTSAVKYSGLLVACNLESSNGVDIVLKYPKIIDTGFVDDIEELSEQLGDTLLIKGGDVGELEVKAPDFTLDEKWEQAKKQESEEKKAKDDQSEKRSSGFKTDTDISRGKVEVKERELQKWTPDAGDEDLNVLSQTLEDSSSTWDQFTVNEEKFGVRSTFDEHLYTTKINKKDPNYEKRLKEAERIAKEIESQGSSGNIHLAEDRGHVVDDSGLDEEDLYSGVDRRGNDLLAALKSSSKPSPAKPSKYIAPTLRNQPHNTDPAIISSTTAKNIVEKPVAAPSIIVKEQPSEQQVNPAPKALRSEVPVKPAAKVPQRKEIPPKKHVTSKEAQIEELRKFSQKFKVPYDVPEDLKDILKNSSLKSDPSLPPKPSRGSNGKPSLPATPVGAKADLKKNPNNSKVTSQSQTPLHSPSSGRVSVSSKRRNAVPFFGSKAPQPDNNKKELFSKNFNMFTKAKEAYNKKAKQQESENKSMEPFFIEKPYFTAPTWVNTVEQSYKNLFPDERTAIQKTQMNLQQRQMNSMSAAATTAAANQQMGVVMGNMMRFPMGPGSSPNPMMNGMAGNMGMYMPFQPQPMFYPSMPHMMSMMGGSEDGGGSPSPQGLSPHIPPAYLNNAPGSPMGAYGYPGMPFQTMMGNGGNPGTGGGNSNYRQNYHHGGHSHHRNNQDNH, via the coding sequence ATGAGaggaaatttcaacaaccGTAGAAGGGACCATGGTAACTACACCAATGGGAATACATCCGCAAATGTTAGTGGTACACCCGGGAGTGGTAATCAACCTGGTGGATCGAGCTCTTTCTATGAGAGTGCTGAAACTACGAAAGCTTTTAACGATCGTTTAGACTACTTGTTGGCGAATAGCATTGGGAGTGAGGTAATTGCTACTGTCACCTCTGCTGTTAAATACTCCGGTTTACTGGTGGCTTGTAACTTGGAATCATCAAATGGTGTTGATATCGTTTTGAAATACCCAAAGATTATTGATACTGGGTTTGTTGACgacattgaagaattgTCTGAGCAATTAGGTGACACTTTGCTGATCAAAGGTGGTGATGTTGGTGAGCTAGAGGTGAAGGCGCCAGATTTCACTTTGGATGAGAAATGGGAGCAAGCTAAGAAACAAGAATCGGAAGAGAAAAAGGCGAAGGATGATCAGTCAGAAAAACGTAGTAGTGGTTTTAAAACTGATACTGATATCTCTCGTGGTAAGGTTGAGGTAAAGGAACGTGAGTTACAAAAATGGACCCCTGATGCTGGAGATGAGGATTTGAACGTTTTAAGCcagactttggaagattcTTCAAGCACTTGGGATCAATTTACCGTGAACGAAGAAAAGTTTGGTGTAAGATCGACCTTCGATGAGCATTTATATACTACTAAGATCAACAAGAAAGATCCAAACTATgagaagaggttgaagGAAGCCGAAAGGATCGCCAAGGAGATTGAGTCTCAAGGTTCCTCTGGCAATATTCATCTTGCTGAAGATAGAGGTCACGTAGTCGATGACTCAGGTTTAGATGAGGAGGACTTGTACTCAGGAGTGGACAGAAGAGGTAACGATTTATTGGCGGCTTTGAAATCCAGCTCGAAACCTTCGCCAGCTAAACCATCTAAGTATATTGCTCCAACCCTGAGAAACCAGCCACACAACACTGATCCAGCTATTATCTCCTCTACGACAGCCAAGAACATTGTTGAAAAGCCTGTCGCTGCTCCTTCCATTATTGTCAAGGAACAACCCTCTGAACAGCAAGTTAATCCAGCCCCTAAGGCTCTACGCTCCGAGGTGCCCGTCAAACCAGCAGCGAAGGTGCCACAAAGGAAAGAGATTCCTCCGAAGAAGCATGTTACTTCCAAGGAGGCCCAGATCGAAGAGTTGAGAAAGTTTTCtcaaaagttcaaagtGCCTTACGATGTTCctgaggatttgaaagatatcttgaagaattcgaGCTTGAAAAGTGACCCTTCTTTACCACCTAAACCTTCCAGAGGAAGTAATGGAAAGCCCTCGTTACCGGCTACTCCAGTTGGTGCCAAGGCcgacttgaagaaaaatccaAATAACTCAAAAGTCACTTCTCAAAGCCAAACACCCCTTCATTCGCCTTCCAGTGGCAGAGTCAGCgtctcttccaaaagacGTAATGCTGTGCCATTTTTTGGCTCCAAGGCCCCTCAACCagacaacaacaagaaggaaTTATTCTCTAAGAACTTCAACATGTTCACCAAAGCCAAGGAGGCCTACAATAAAAAAGCCAAACAGCAAGAGAGCGAAAATAAGAGCATGGAACCAttctttattgaaaagCCTTATTTCACAGCTCCTACTTGGGTCAACACCGTTGAACAATCTTACAAGAACTTGTTTCCCGATGAGAGAACTGCAATTCAAAAAACCCAAATGAACCTGCAACAACGTCAAATGAACTCCATGAGTGCAGCTGCGACTACAGCAGCGGCAAACCAACAGATGGGAGTCGTCATGGGTAATATGATGAGATTCCCTATGGGCCCAGGTTCATCACCAAACCCAATGATGAACGGAATGGCTGGTAACATGGGCATGTATATGCCATTTCAACCACAGCCAATGTTTTATCCATCGATGCCGCACATGATGTCTATGATGGGTGGTAGTGAAGACGGCGGTGGAAGCCCTTCACCACAAGGACTGTCTCCTCACATTCCTCCCGCCTATTTGAACAACGCCCCGGGTTCACCAATGGGTGCGTACGGCTACCCAGGCATGCCTTTCCAAACAATGATGGGGAATGGAGGGAATCCAGGAACAGGCGGTGGTAACAGCAACTATAGACAAAACTACCACCATGGTGGTCACAGTCATCACAGGAACAATCAGGACAACCATTGA
- the OKP1 gene encoding Okp1p (similar to Saccharomyces cerevisiae OKP1 (YGR179C); ancestral locus Anc_5.181) yields MTDEELSGLESELSSEENSIEIQDSGALRLDTPETVAVPKKQLFYQGEEDSIHNLPTVVSPIRKRVRFNRQQNSEFDSEGDSPLHPWEFKRVIRREFKHKLPNNYQIKRWKRPSKVMVDSVVQLLETNAESALQQVLEKYSAQLLNIDPHRPVDKVFRQKQSIMNDIISKIKTQLKKSRFPARISDRDLEIEYIVSKRKFIQKRYAEELSNAERLEGELLREQKLLDEVRQSCETMKENNRTRLTEGLIGNNLHPSLNKAMENAYGLITNSSKDRSMSQFERDIADFNLKTPTENIQSGTLPDDQKTINLLPALHECRRISRELQQNITRFESPQLKLINDELLSRKPEK; encoded by the coding sequence ATGACCGATGAGGAACTTAGTGGACTGGAGAGTGAATTGAGTAGTGAGGAAAACAGTATAGAGATTCAGGACAGTGGAGCTTTACGGCTAGATACTCCAGAGACTGTTGCAGTACCGAAGAAACAACTGTTTtatcaaggagaagaagactcAATACATAATCTGCCGACAGTTGTATCACCTATTAGGAAGCGTGTGAGATTTAATAGACAACAGAATTCGGAGTTTGATAGTGAAGGAGATTCTCCTTTGCATCCATGGGAGTTCAAGAGAGTTATACGAAGAGAATTCAAACATAAATTGCCCAATAATTAtcagatcaagagatggaaGAGACCCTCGAAAGTAATGGTGGATTCAGTCGTTCAGCTACTTGAAACAAACGCTGAGTCCGCATTGCAACAGGTTCTCGAAAAGTATAGCGCTCAATTGCTGAATATTGACCCTCATAGACCTGTGGACAAGGTTTTCAGGCAAAAGCAAAGCATCATGAATGATATAATTTCTAAAATAAAGActcagttgaagaaatcgcGGTTCCCGGCCAGAATATCTGATCGGGACTTGGAAATTGAATATATCGTctcaaagagaaagttcATTCAAAAAAGATACGCTGAAGAACTCTCTAACGCTGAGAGGTTAGAGGGTGAGCTCCTGAGGGAGCAGAAATTACTGGATGAGGTCAGACAATCATGCGAAACTATGAAGGAAAACAATAGAACAAGACTCACCGAGGGCCTTATTGGAAATAATCTACATCCGAGCCTTAACAAAGCGATGGAAAACGCTTACGGATTGATCACAAACTCATCAAAGGACCGCTCAATGagccaatttgaaagagatataGCCGATTTTAATCTGAAGACCCCGActgaaaatattcaatcGGGCACTCTACCAGACGATCAAAAAACCATCAATCTTTTACCAGCGTTACACGAATGTCGCAGAATCTCTCGAGAACTACAACAGAACATTACAAGGTTCGAGAGCCCTCAATTAAAACTTATTAATGATGAATTACTCTCCAGGAAACCAGAAAAATAA